In Silene latifolia isolate original U9 population chromosome 3, ASM4854445v1, whole genome shotgun sequence, a single window of DNA contains:
- the LOC141649796 gene encoding uncharacterized protein LOC141649796 — translation MDKTVFRNSFERKQSLERRLLGVQKKLARGSSYLINFEFKLRKQLDEVHREEELLWFQKSRMEAICDGDRNTRHFHLSTIIRHKHNRIEALKDDLGNWVWNEGDVKRLVMDYFESIFSGPVTNICLDGVVTGSFPELPMAETEKLDMNYTVTEVQFALNQMSP, via the coding sequence ATGGATAAGACGGTATTTCGAAATAGTTTTGAAAGAAAACAGAGTTTGGAACGTAGGTTGCTGGGTGTCCAAAAGAAATTAGCTAGGGGATCGAGTTATCTTATTAACTTTGAATTCAAATTGCGTAAACAACTCGATGAGGTTCATAGAGAAGAGGAGCTCCTTTGGTTCCAAAAATCTCGTATGGAAGCTATTTGTGATGGGGATCGCAATACCAGACATTTCCACTTGAGTACTATTATTCGGCACAAACATAATCGTATTGAAGCTTTGAAAGATGATTTGGGTAACTGGGTTTGGAATGAAGGGGATGTTAAGAGGCTGGTGATGGATTATTTTGAATCCATCTTTTCGGGACCAGTCACAAATATTTGCTTAGATGGAGTTGTTACTGGATCATTCCCAGAATTACCCATGGCAGAGACAGAGAAGCTGGACATGAATTATACGGTTACTGAAGTGCAATTTGCCCTTAATCAGATGTCACCCTAA